One part of the Streptomyces ferrugineus genome encodes these proteins:
- a CDS encoding GIY-YIG nuclease family protein, whose translation MPNDATVQQAAADLFRAPHALNAALAALPTTAGLYAWWAPPEVLAPFHGPADSGDGGRRLLYLGKAKRLRSRIASNHLRDSGRSTLRRTLAGLLIDTQGYRTTWTDRVVLVPEDEQRLTDWMHRNLALTWSEHPDPVPLETALISRLRPPLNVDGARDGTTLDRVRQARAAYYASAGPRPATGENDSGSGGGRSGIA comes from the coding sequence GTGCCGAACGACGCGACCGTCCAGCAGGCCGCAGCAGACCTGTTCCGCGCGCCGCACGCCTTGAACGCGGCGCTCGCCGCCCTGCCCACCACGGCGGGCCTGTACGCCTGGTGGGCGCCGCCCGAGGTCCTGGCCCCCTTCCATGGCCCCGCCGACTCAGGTGACGGCGGTCGGCGCCTGCTCTACCTCGGCAAAGCCAAACGGCTGCGCTCCCGTATCGCCTCGAACCACCTCAGGGACTCCGGTCGCTCCACCCTGCGCCGCACCCTGGCCGGACTCCTCATCGACACCCAGGGCTACCGCACCACATGGACCGACCGCGTCGTCCTGGTCCCCGAAGACGAGCAACGCCTCACCGACTGGATGCACCGGAACCTCGCCCTCACCTGGAGCGAGCACCCCGACCCCGTGCCCCTGGAAACAGCGCTGATCTCCCGGCTGCGCCCACCGCTGAACGTGGACGGAGCGCGGGACGGCACCACCCTGGACCGCGTCAGGCAGGCACGAGCCGCGTACTACGCCAGCGCCGGGCCCCGCCCGGCCACCGGCGAGAACGACAGCGGGAGCGGGGGCGGAAGGTCCGGTATAGCCTGA
- a CDS encoding ester cyclase produces MTFVQLIDCKTSNVDRLNRLMDTWVEATQGKRTATHSIVGQDHSDPTHVVEIVEFPSYEEAMRNSNLPETNRIFEELVAACEETPTFTDLDVVRDEQLNKIVVRRFFDEVVNAKNLDLADELCTGNYREHDPALSSDDVDLAQAKRENGEILNAFNPRITLRSLIAEGDLVTCRIDYRGRHTGSYQGMEPTNRDVSGTGHATFRCQGGKIAESWWNWDDLGLLRQLGVVEA; encoded by the coding sequence ATGACCTTCGTCCAGCTCATCGACTGCAAGACAAGCAACGTCGACCGACTCAACCGGCTGATGGACACCTGGGTCGAGGCGACTCAGGGCAAGCGGACCGCCACACACTCGATCGTCGGGCAGGACCACTCGGACCCCACCCATGTCGTCGAGATCGTGGAGTTCCCGTCGTACGAGGAGGCGATGAGGAACTCCAACCTCCCCGAGACCAACCGCATCTTCGAGGAACTCGTCGCCGCCTGCGAGGAGACGCCCACCTTCACCGATCTCGACGTCGTACGGGACGAACAGCTCAACAAGATCGTCGTCCGCCGCTTCTTCGACGAGGTCGTCAACGCCAAGAACCTCGACCTCGCCGACGAGCTGTGCACCGGCAACTACCGGGAGCACGACCCCGCGCTCTCCTCCGACGACGTCGACCTCGCCCAGGCCAAGCGTGAGAACGGCGAGATCCTGAACGCCTTCAACCCGCGGATCACGCTGCGGAGCCTGATCGCCGAGGGCGACCTGGTGACCTGCCGGATCGACTACCGAGGCCGGCACACCGGCAGCTATCAGGGGATGGAGCCCACCAACCGAGACGTCTCCGGGACCGGACACGCCACGTTCCGCTGCCAGGGCGGCAAGATCGCCGAGAGCTGGTGGAACTGGGACGACCTCGGGCTGCTGCGGCAGTTGGGGGTCGTTGAGGCCTGA
- a CDS encoding SRPBCC family protein: MLEQRSCRRLPGARLLPFAAVSAALALYLLRLRPRLLTWGATQDEADRAYPGDELFPDADGTSTMATTLPAPPEKVWPWLVQMGFDRAGWYSWDLLDHYGAPSAERIAPEWQHLEEGQRLKATPDGESWFTVARLEPNRTLVLRSDLRLPSGHSFDPQWDVLPQARMDGIWGFHLRPTTDGGTRLVVRTRGQSRPRALTRPFDVLLGEPAHFIMQTRQFHNLRGRVGARVSSPS, from the coding sequence ATGCTTGAGCAGCGATCATGCCGACGGCTGCCGGGAGCCCGTCTGCTCCCCTTCGCGGCGGTCTCCGCCGCACTGGCCCTCTACCTGCTGCGGCTGCGGCCGAGGCTGCTGACCTGGGGCGCGACACAGGACGAGGCCGATCGTGCCTACCCGGGCGACGAGCTCTTCCCCGACGCCGACGGCACCTCGACCATGGCCACCACCCTTCCGGCGCCGCCCGAGAAGGTCTGGCCCTGGCTGGTGCAGATGGGATTCGACCGCGCCGGCTGGTACAGCTGGGATCTCCTGGACCACTACGGAGCACCGAGTGCGGAACGCATCGCGCCCGAGTGGCAGCACCTGGAGGAGGGACAACGCCTGAAGGCGACGCCGGACGGCGAGTCCTGGTTCACCGTGGCCCGCCTGGAGCCGAACCGGACCCTGGTGCTGCGCTCGGATCTGCGCCTGCCCTCCGGCCACTCCTTCGACCCGCAGTGGGATGTTCTCCCGCAGGCCCGCATGGACGGGATCTGGGGCTTCCACCTGCGGCCGACCACCGACGGCGGCACCCGTCTGGTGGTCCGCACCCGCGGACAGAGCCGTCCGCGTGCGCTCACCCGGCCCTTCGACGTGCTGCTGGGGGAGCCCGCTCACTTCATCATGCAGACCCGCCAGTTCCACAATCTGCGCGGCAGGGTCGGCGCGAGGGTTTCGTCGCCGTCATGA
- a CDS encoding glycosyltransferase family 39 protein — MMYMRQGELTAGGVHVRRPRISATAMLGYLELRGACDLRHPVHDRDRVNRWYRCLLAALLALLVGLVGLWKLDRDASSWRDEAVSYDVGKRSLGELWLLVQNIDAVHGLYYFLAHVSLAVWDDGVLTLRVLSVLGTLLAVLGVYAIGSRLGDPATGFLAGFAFLCVPQVQFYAQEARSYALVSAAVVWATWFFVRALQDGRRRWWAGYGGLLLLAGWLHVFALLVLLGHAVTLWCSGRLHRLGRRWLSTTAFVGCAVAPLAVVSAGQAAEQLEWLGRPGVQDWLGFALPVAAALALSVPLRRRRETPARAVTLPAVGLPLLIVPAGFLLVVSLARPWYVDRYVLYGMSGLALVVGQALRHWQLVLRAEADPARRRRRLYATAATGFVIFSALGPWYWQQRTPASRTDSVESYWGLTATSPDDPEPVLFQPARRRVWVLARPAVFGPIDDIALQQTPAASGTLYGVEASPDVIKRRMLRHREINVLRDRPDQPRDNTPAEIVKREVLRRHYQLCWVIPVNGGESAIFIRRDAAPEDPLCAPGRDIYS; from the coding sequence ATGATGTACATGCGCCAGGGCGAGTTGACGGCGGGGGGAGTTCATGTGCGTCGGCCGCGGATCTCAGCGACGGCGATGCTTGGGTATCTGGAGCTGCGAGGAGCCTGCGACCTGCGGCATCCGGTGCACGATCGAGATCGTGTGAACCGCTGGTACCGGTGCTTGCTCGCGGCCCTTCTCGCCCTGCTCGTCGGGCTGGTGGGTCTGTGGAAGCTGGACCGTGACGCATCCTCCTGGCGGGATGAGGCCGTCAGCTATGACGTGGGGAAGCGGTCGCTGGGCGAGTTGTGGCTCTTGGTGCAGAACATCGACGCCGTCCACGGCCTGTACTACTTCCTTGCCCACGTGTCACTCGCCGTGTGGGACGACGGTGTCCTGACCCTGCGTGTCCTGTCGGTATTGGGCACGCTGCTCGCGGTCTTGGGCGTCTATGCCATCGGCAGCCGCCTCGGCGACCCGGCGACCGGGTTCTTGGCCGGGTTCGCCTTCCTGTGCGTCCCGCAGGTGCAGTTCTATGCGCAAGAAGCCCGCTCGTACGCGTTGGTGAGCGCGGCGGTGGTGTGGGCGACCTGGTTCTTCGTGCGTGCGTTGCAGGACGGTCGGCGACGCTGGTGGGCCGGGTACGGTGGGCTGCTCCTGCTGGCCGGGTGGCTGCACGTGTTCGCCTTGCTCGTCCTCCTCGGACACGCCGTGACGCTCTGGTGCAGCGGCCGCCTGCATCGACTCGGGCGGCGCTGGTTGTCCACGACCGCGTTTGTCGGTTGTGCCGTGGCTCCGCTGGCCGTGGTCAGCGCCGGTCAGGCGGCGGAGCAGTTGGAGTGGCTGGGCCGGCCCGGCGTCCAGGACTGGCTGGGATTCGCCCTGCCTGTCGCGGCGGCGCTCGCCTTGAGCGTGCCGCTTCGTCGACGACGTGAAACGCCGGCCCGAGCGGTGACTCTTCCTGCCGTGGGACTGCCGCTGCTGATCGTCCCGGCCGGCTTCCTGCTCGTCGTGTCCCTCGCGCGCCCCTGGTACGTGGACCGCTATGTCCTGTACGGCATGTCCGGGCTGGCGCTCGTTGTCGGCCAAGCCCTACGGCACTGGCAGTTGGTCCTCCGAGCTGAGGCAGACCCGGCTCGCCGGAGGCGTCGGCTGTATGCCACCGCGGCCACCGGGTTCGTCATCTTCTCGGCTCTGGGCCCCTGGTACTGGCAGCAGCGCACTCCCGCAAGTCGCACCGACAGCGTGGAAAGCTACTGGGGACTCACCGCCACATCGCCGGACGACCCCGAACCGGTCCTGTTCCAGCCCGCGCGGCGCCGGGTGTGGGTCCTGGCCCGGCCTGCCGTCTTCGGGCCGATCGACGACATCGCGTTGCAGCAGACGCCGGCTGCCTCTGGCACGCTGTACGGCGTCGAAGCGTCGCCTGACGTGATCAAGCGGCGCATGCTCCGGCATCGCGAGATCAATGTCCTGCGCGACCGCCCTGACCAGCCACGGGACAACACTCCAGCGGAGATCGTCAAACGGGAAGTCCTGCGCCGGCACTATCAGCTGTGCTGGGTGATCCCGGTGAACGGCGGCGAATCCGCCATCTTCATCCGTCGCGATGCCGCCCCGGAGGACCCCCTGTGCGCGCCGGGCCGGGACATTTACAGCTGA